CCGGCGGGGCGGGGTGCGTGACTCGCTTTATCGACCCTCTCAAGCAATGGATATAACGCGCTGCTGTCGGCGGCTGCTTTCACGGGCCCAGACTTTTGACTTTTTCATTTCCTTTCTTTCCGTAATGCTGAGGCGCATGGAGTTGACGCCGTGGATGGCCGTGGCTGGGCTGGTCGTGCTTGCCGGTGCGAGTTTCTTCTTCGCGCTGGCTGAGACGGCGCTCTTTTCCCTTGGCAAATGGCAGGCGCGCCAACTGGCCGAGCGCGAATCGCTGGCGGGCGGCCGGGTCTTGCGTCTGCTGGCCGAGCCGCAGGATTTGCTGGCGACCATGGTGCTGGGCAACACGTTCGCCAACGCCGCGCTCCTGGCCATCGCGCTTTGGATGGCCTTGAACGGTCACTGGCCTTTGAGTGTCACGTTGGCGGCGGTCTTGCTTTTGATTCTGTTGGGCTGCGAGGTTTTGCCCAAGACGCTGGCCGTGCGTCAGGCGGAATACTGGTCGCTGCGGGTCGCGCGTCCGCTGTTGTTCCTCCAGGTGTTGAGCCGGCCGTTGCGTCAGATCGCGCAGCGTTTGAACATGGCCATGCTCCAGGCCGTGGTGCCGGAGTCCATCAAACCACATGGGGCGTTGTCCGACGCGGAGTATCAGGAGTTGCTCGAACTGGCGTATCAACAAGGCACGCTGGCCCAGTCCGAGAAGGAAATCATTCTGCAGATCATCAGTCTGGACCAACGCACGGTGAAGGAAGTGATGAAGCCGCGCTCGCAGATGGCTTGCCTGTCGGATGAACTGTCGATCGAGGAAATGATAACCGCCGCCCGCCGCTTCAAGCATCGCCGCCTGCCCCTCTACGACGAAACGCCCGACACCATCGTCGGCGTCCTGAACACGCGCGCCTTGTTGCTCGATCCGCAGATTGATCTGGCGGATGCGATTGAATTCCCGTCCTTCGTTCCCGAGACGATGAACTTGTTGCAGTTGCTCAAGAGTCTGCAACGGCAGCAGCGTGGGCTGGCGATCGTGCTGGACGAATTTGGCGGCACCGCAGGGTTGGTGACGATGGAGGACATTCTGGAAAAAATGGTCGGCCAGATCCGCGGTGAAGGCGAGGCCGAAGGGTTTGTGATGGAAAAACTCCAGCCGGGCCGCTGGCGGGTCAACGGCACCATGCGGCTGGACGATTTCCGCCGCGAATATCCGGAACTCGGCGAGGTGTCGGAGGTGGAGACGCTCGGCGGCGTGCTGATGGATCAATTGGGCGTGGTGCCGGCAGCCGGAGAAGCCATCACGTTTCGCGGGTTGCGGTTGACGGCGCGGGTGGTGGACGAACGCCGTGTCCGCGAATTGCTGGTGGAGGTGGTGAAATGAGGCCGGTCGTCCATTCAAGAGCCACGGTCCTCATTGCTCCGCCGGACGGATGTGGGATTCTGCAAAGATAGCCATGGAAAACAGGTTTCTTATTGTATCGACCATCGTCGCGTGCCTGGCCTCGTCGTTCTTCTTTTCCGGGATGGAGGCGGGGGTGTTTGCGCTAAGCCGGGTGCGCATTCGGCAGCAAATGCGGGCGGGCAAACGATCCGCCCGATTGCTGCACGGCTGTCTGGAGAACCCGGAGAATTTTCTGTGGACCATTCTGGTCGGCAACACCCTGGCGAATTTCATCGCACTGGGCTTGATCGTGGCGGAGTTGCACCAGCGATTGAGCCTTCGTCCGGCGTGGTTCGTGTTCGTGTTTCTGGTGGTCGTGTTTTTCCTCTACGCCTTTGGTGATCTGTTGCCCAAGATGTTGTTCCGGCTTTTCCCGAATCGTCTTTGCCTGCTGCTGGCCCGGCCATTTCGATTCATCCATGTGGGCTTGTCGCCGTTGGTCGCGTTGCTGGAACGCAGCTCGCGCTGGCTGTTGCGCTGGACCGGCGGGAAAGTGTTCACCGGCCACCTGTTCGGCAACCGTGATGAATTGCGGCTGGTGATGCAGGAATCCGCACAGGGTCTCACGTCGGAGGAACGGGCGATGATCAATCGCGTGCTCGACCTGCAGAACCTGTCCGTGCGCCAGATTGCGATCCCACTGTCGCAGGCTGCCGTCGTCACGCCGCAAACGCCGATGAGCGAGGTGCTCGCGCTCTGCCGGGAACGCCAGCTCACGCGGTTGCCGGTCTGGGAACAAAAAGACGGGCAACGGCGGATGGTCGGCCTCGTGAGCTTGAAGGAACTGCTGTACCAGTCCGACTTCAACACGACCCGGCCCGTCGCCGACTTTGTGAAGCCTGCGCTCTACCTGGACGAGGATTTGCGGCTGGAAGTGGCCTTGCGGCGGATGCAACGCAGCGGACAGCGGCTCGCCATTGTGCTGGGTCGTAACAAGCGCGAACTGGGCATCGTGAGCGTACAGGACATTCTCAAGGTCATCTTCGGAGAGGTGACACTCTGACATGGACTCGAACGCTCTCTTGTTGATCGCGTTGAAAATCCTGGCCGTAGCGGTGCTCGTCCTGCTCAATGGCTTTTTTGTCGCGGCTGAGTTTGCGCTGGTAAAAATCCGCGACACGCAACTCACGCCGCTCGTCAACCGCGGCCATCTGCGCGCGAAGGTGGCGCGACTTATTCTCCAAAAACTGGACGCGTTTTTGAGCGCCGCGCAATTGGGCATCACGCTGGCGAGCCTGGGTCTGGGCTGGGTGGGCGAGCCGGTGTTCACCGCGTTGCTCGCTCCGGTGTTGGGCTGGCTGAACGTGGCCCCGGACTGGCAACATTGGATTTCCTTCGTCGTTGGATTCTCCACGCTCACGTTCCTGCACATCGTGGCCGGCGAACAAGCCCCCAAATGGCTGGCCATCCAGAAACCTTTGCCGACCACCGTCTGGATCGCTTATCCGATGCTTTGGTTTTACAAGGCGTCCTATCCCTTTGTCGTGGCGCTCAACCGCTCAGCGCAAGGGCTGCTGCGGCAGGTCGGGTTGGAACCGGGCGTCGAGACCGAAGCGCTGCATTCCGAAGAAGAGTTGCGCTTGTTGCTCTCCGCCTCCCAGATGCGGGCGGGCGGTTCGGCGCTCGGACGGGAGATTGTGCTCAACGCACTGGATTTGCGACGGCGCATCGCCCGCGAAGTGATGCGCCCGCGCAATGAAATTGTCAGTCTGGACACGGACGCCAGCATCGCGGAATGCCTCGACGTGGCGGAGAAAACCCGCTACTCGCGTTTCCCGTTGTGCGAAGGCGGGGACCTCGACAAAACCCTCGGCGTGATTCATATCAAGGATTTGTATGCCATGCGTTTGAAGGCCCGGCAGGCGGCGGAGCTGACCGCCGTGGCGCGCAAATTGATCTATGTGCCGGAGACCGCGCGACTGGAAAAACTGCTCCAGCTCTTTCTCGAACGGAAACTGCACTTCGCCATCGTCGTGGATGAATACGGCGGCACGGTGGGCATGGTGACTTTGGAAAATATTTTGGAGGAACTGGTGGGCCAGATTCAAGACGAGTTCGATCAGGAGAAGCCGTTGCTGGTCAAGACAGGCGACCTGACGTGGGAAGTGGACGGGGCCTTACCGTTGCATGAATTGGGCGAGCTGGTGGGCGAAGCCTTGCGCGAGGAAGGCATCAACACCACCAGCGGCTGGGTGACGCAGCGGCTTGGCGGCTTTCCGAAAGCAGGGGATGTGTTTTCCGTGGGCGCGCATGAGTTACGCGTCGAGCAAATGGACGGCATGCGCGTGGCGCGACTGAAACTCACACGGCGGACGTGAAAAGCCAGGTTCCGCGGAATCGCCTCGGCCGCCGGCGAACCACCGACGCGATTCGACAAACCCGCCACCGCGGGCACTGGCTTGGATTGCATTGCGGGTGACGAAGCGCCGAGTTGGAGTCCAAGCTTCAGCTTGTTCCGAGGTTGAAAGGTTCGACTGGCTGAAGCCTGAACTCCAACAACTGATTCCGCTGGCGCGTGTTCATTCCGTCTCGGCACGAACAAGACGGTGGTACTCCTCGCGAAACTTTTCCACCAACGGCGACCGGCTCAACCTGTGGTTGTCGAGCGTCGTCGCCTGGACAATGCCCCATGAACTAAGCGACAGAAAAACGCTCTGCACTTGCTGAAGCCCTTTTGGAAAGATGGTGGTTTCCTGCGTTTCAATCTTCAACTTCCGGCAAATCTCCAAAACCACGGCGCGTGTTACGCCGGGCAGAATTCCACTGACCAGCGGCGGCGTGCAAACCGTATCGTTCTCGATCCAAAAAAGATTGCTGCTGGCGGCTTCGATGACTTCACCATTCGTGTTCAGCAGCAACGCTTCATCGGCACCGGCGACATCGGCTTCGGCACGGGCGAGAATTTGTGGCAGCTTGTTGCAGGTCTTGAATTGCGCGAGTGGCTCGTTCGCCGGCAGTCGAACTGATGAGGTAATCAAGCGCCATTGCGGTGGATTCTTCGGATCAATGTCAGGCGCAGAATGCAACGACATGACGACGGTGGGACGATCCGCGCCTTTGGGCGAATACCCGCGCGGCCCGACACCACGAGAAAGTGTGAGGCGCAAAAGAGATTCCGGCATTTGGTTTCGCTCGATGAGTTGCGCGGCAAAATCGCGCAGCGCATCGGGAGAAAGCGGCGGGCGCAGTTTCAGAAACTCCGCGCCGCGTTGCAGCCGCTCCAGATGTTGCGCCCAACGAAATGGTTTGCCATTGCAAACACGGATGGTTTCAAACAAACCGTCGCCGTAGAGAAAGCTGCGATCAAACACGGAGACGACGGCTTGTGCTTCGGGAACGAAATTGCCATTCAGAAAGACGAGCATCGGGATTTATTACGGTATTCAGGTCGAGACACGGAGAAAAAATTGAAACGAAATCAGGTTTCGGTTCCTTCCAGCTCGGCGTTCCTTTGGCCAAGTTGGATAGAATCCCCTTACGCCAGGAGTTTCGTCACCACTTCGCCCGCCACATCCGTCAGCCGGAAATCCCGGCCGGAAAACCGGTAGGTCAGTTTGGTGTGCTCGATGCCGAACAGGTGAAGAATGGTCGCGTGAAGATCGTTGATGTGAATCGGATCTTTGACGACGTTCCAGCCGATATCGTCCGTCTCGCCGATGATCTGCCCGCCTTTGACACCGCCGCCCGCCATCCAAATCGTGAACGCGAAGGGATGATGATCGCGGCCGGTGTTGGCCTCACGTCCGGCGCGGTTTTCGCCCAAGGGCGTCCGGCCAAACTCCGAACCCCACACGACCAACGTGGAATCGAGCAGCCCGCGTTGCTTGAGGTCTTTGAGCAATGCGGCGATCGGCTGATCAGCCATCTGGCAGTTGTGCGTCAACTCCGCGTTCAAGTTGCTGTGGTGATCCCATGATGCATGGAAGATGTTGACGAAACGGACACCGCGCTCGACTAATCGCCGCGCGAGCAGGCAGTTCGTCGCGAACGCCTTGAACTGGCCCGGCCCGCCGCCGCGGTCCGCCTTGATCTTCGGTTCTTCGCGATTGATGCCGTAAGCGTCGATCGTGGCCGCCGACTCGCCGGTTAAGTCCATCAATTCTGGCGCGGCCGTCTGCATGCGGAACGCCAGTTCGTAAGCGGCGATGCGGCTGGCGATTTCCGGGTCGCCAACTTGTTTGTGGCGCAGCCTGTTCAAATCATTCACCGTGTCCAAACCGTAATGCTGCATCTCGGGCGTGATGCCGGGCGGGTTGCTGAGGTTCAACACGGGATCGCCTTGATTGCGGAACAGCACTCCAGCGTGCGTGGATGGCAGAAAGCCACTCGACCACAACGACGCGCCGCCGCTGGTGCCGCGTCCGGCCGTGAGCACCACGTAGCCCGGCAGATTTTGCGATTCGCTGCCCAGGCCGTAAGTCATCCACGCGCCCATCGTCGGCCGCCCGAACACTGGCGAGCCGCACTGCATCATGAGCTGCCCGGGATGATGATTGAACTGATCCGTGTGCATTGAGCGAATCCACGCGACGTCATCGACACACGTCGCGAGATGCGGCAGCAGATCGGAAATATCCATGCCGCACTGGCCGTATTTCTGAAACTTGCGCGGGCTGCCCATCAACCGCGCGCCTTCCTTTTGAATGAACGCGAACCGGACTTTCTCCAGCATTGAATCGGGCAGTTTCTGTCCGCTCAATTCGTTCAGCTTCGGTTTGGGATCGAACAAATCCATCTGGCTCGGCGCGCCTTCCATGTAGAAGAAAATGCAATTCTTTGCCTTGGGCGCGAAGTGCGGCGCTTTGACGGACAGCGGTGTGGTCGGCGCACCATTCTTCTGCGATTCCGCGGCGAGCAACCCTTCCCGCGCAAGCAGCGAAGCAAAAGCCAGTGTGCCAATGCCACTGGCACTCGTCGCCAGAAAAGCGCGGCGGGTCATCTTGACGATCTCGCGCGGGTCAAAGTCATTCTTCATGCTCAATTCCTCGTAACGAATTCGTCCAGGTTCATAATAACACGACCCAACGCCACGAGTGTCGCTTTTTCCGCGTCGCCCTGCGAGGCATCTCCGTTTGCGCCGAGGATTTTCGCGGCGCTTTCCGGGCGTGATTGCACCAGCCGCAGTTGATCATCGTAAAGCTTCATCAGGCGATTCATTTCCGCCTTGGTCGGTGCGCGTGACAAGCAAAGTTCGAAGGCGCGTTTGATGCGCCCATCCGTCCCTACCGACCCTTCAGCCACGCGTTTGCCCAGCGCCTGCGCACACTCGAAGAAGACCGGATCGTTCAACAGTGTGAGCGCTTGCAAGGGAGTGTTGGAACGTTCGCGGCGTGTGCAGGTCACGTTGGAGTCGGGCGCGTCGAAGGTCATCAGCATCGGGTACGGCACGGTGCGTTGGAAAAAAATATACATGCCGCGACGATATTTCTCCGCACCGTCGCTTTCCTTCCATCTGATCGAATTGGCGTAGCCGAGCGCGGCGATGTCTGCCGGCAATGGCGGCCGGATGCTCGGCCCGCCGATGGCGGGATTCAGCAGACCACTCGCGGCGAGATAAACGTCCCGGACGTTTTCAGCTTCGAGCCGCAAACGACTCTGCCGGGCCAGCAGGATGTTGTTCGGGTCACGATCCAACAAGTCGGGTCGGTGGTTTGAAGACTGACGATATGTCGCCGATGTTACGATCAGTTTGATCATCTCTTTCTGGCTCCAGCCGCAACCTGGTTGAGGGTTGAGAGTTGAAGGTTGAGAGTTCAAAGGGGACATGAACGTGACGGCCAACCAGTCGAGCAATTCAGGATGCGACGGTTTCTCGCCGCGCGTGCCGAAATCGTTCAGCGTGGCGACGAGGCCGCGCCCGAACAGGTGATTCCAGATGCGGTTGACGGTCACGCGCGCGGTCAACGGATTGGCCGGGTCCATGATCCAGCGCGCCAGGTCGAGGCGGTCGGGTTTTTCACCGCGCGGTTTGAGCGGTGGCAAGATTGCGAGCGTGGCGGGCTGGACTTGATCGCCGGGGCGGAGGAAATCACCGCGAAGGTGGATGGCCGTTTTGCGCGGTTTGTCGTTCTCAGCAAGTGTCTGCGCTTTGGTGTCCGGAAACTTTGGTTCTTTCCTGGTATGCTCCAAAACCGGTTTGTTCAGCTCTCTCGCTTCGGGATCAACTTCCTCGCGAAAATAGCGCGTCAATTCCGCCTTCTGTTTTTCGGTGCGCTGGTCGGCGGGCGTCTCCCAAATCGCGATGATCTCATCCGATATCAAACTGGCTTTGAGCGGACGCGGCGATGAAGTAGCGGAGAGACGAAAGTCACCGATGGTGTGTTCCGAACCGTATTGCTGGTCAAGCGTGAAGCTGAGTTTGGCGCCAGGAGTCAAGTTGAGCGTCTCTTTGGTTTCGAACACGGCGACGTGCGGTTGGTTGGTTTGCGGAATGATGGCCCAGCCGGTTTGCGGGTCGCCGTCGATCGCCGCGGCCACCGACCAGTTCTTCTGTGAGAAATCGGCGGAAGGGTTTTGCAGCGGAATGGGCTGCGCGGCGCTTTCATTGCCCGGCTCACTGACTTTGACGGAAAACTCCGAAAGAATAAAGTTACCGTCCTTCGCCCGGCCCGGACCTGTGGCGGGGTCTTTATCATCCAAGGTTTCAAGTCGGAAGCCGGTGATATCCTTCAGGTCGGTTTTGACTTCCACGGTGTAAGTATCGGTTGCGGGATTCTTGAACGCCGTCAAAATAGATTTATTGGTTTGCGTCTTCAACGTCGCGCCGTTGGCCGAAACAGCGAGCTTCGGTTCAAGCCTCGTCCAGCGCACCGCGGTCAGTTTGCCGGCATTTTCCCACTCCGCTTGTTTGGCGGGCAATTCGTTTTTGACGTAGGTGTTGAGCGGCTTCACCAGCTTGGCGTGTTCTTCATCCCAGACTTTTTTGTCGGCTCCATATTTCGTCAATTCTTCCGGCTGCGGCGCGGGAAGGTCCTTTTCGTCGGCGTTGTTGAAGAAGGCGAAGAGCTGATAATACTCGCGCTGGGAAATCGGATCGTATTTGTGCGAGTGACACTCGGCGCAACCCACGGTCAGTCCCAGCCAGGTTGAGCCGGTCGTGTTGACGCGGTCCACCACGGCCTTGTTGCGGAACTCCTCCTGATCGACGCCGCCCTCTTTATTCGTAAGCGTGTTGCGATGAAAGCCGGTGGCCTTTTTCTGTTCCTCGGTCGCATCGGGAAACAAATCGCCCGCGAGTTGTTCGAGTGTGAATTGATCGAACGGCAGGTCGCGATTCACGGCGTCGATGACCCAGTTGCGATAGAGCCAGGCGTAAGGTCGCGGTGAATCTTTTTCGTAACCGTCGCTGTCGGCGTAGCGGGCGAGGTCAAGCCAGTGCCGCCCCCAGCGTTCCCCAAAGTGCGGCGAGGCGAGCAGCCGACCCACCAATCGTTCGTAAGCATCCGTTCGCTTGTCGTTCACAAACGCGGCCACCTCCTGCGGCGTTGGCGGCAGCCCGAGCAGATCGAAACTGAGCCGGCGAATCAGCGTGATACGATCCGCTTCGGGTGACGGTTTCAGTCTTTCCTTCTCCAACCGCGCCAGAACGAAAGCGTCGATGGGGTTGCGCACCCACTTGGAATTCTTGACTTGCGGGATCGCGGGCCGTTGAGGAGGCCGGAATGACCAATGGTCCATTTCCTTCTTGTGCACTGCCTCGCGGTCTGACGTTTGCGTCGCCGCGAGTCCACCCGCCAGCCCGCTCCAAACGCAGACCAACAACGTGACCCCGCGCAAGGCATCGGGCAGAATGTAGCGACTGGCGGCCATTTTTCGGAAATGAATTCAGGGTCAAAATAGTATCCACCCGGCTTCCGGGCAAACCTAAAAACTGCAAAGTTTGAAACCGGCGCAGTCTTGCGAATTCCGCGCGCAGCCGTAGAATCAGACGCATGATTGAACGAGTTCTCTTCGGCGTGATTGCGGCAGTACTTTCATTGGCGGTTTCCAGTCTTCCGGCTGCTGAAAAATCCCCGTCCGACCAATTGCTCGAAAAGGCCAAGACCGCTTACACAAACAACAAGCGGCAAGAGGCCATGGCACTGGCGACACAAGCTATCGAAGTGGAACCGAAGAATCCACGGAGTTACTTTGTGCGCGCCCGGTTCCACGAGGAAAGCCATGAGCCGGCCAAGGCTATCGCTGATTACGATGAGGCGATCAAACTCGATCCGCGCCTGGCGGACGCGTATCAGCACCGCGGCGGTGAACATTTCAAGCTGGCGCACATCAAGGAATCGCTGGCGGACTTCGACAAGTTCATCGAGCTGGTGCCGTCGCAGGCGCCGTATCACTGGCAACGAGGGATAGCGCTCTACTACGCGGGACGATTTGAAGAGGGGCGCAAACAATTCGAGTCGCATCAAACAGTGAATCCCAACGACGTGGAGAATGCGGTCTGGCATTTCCTGTGCGTGGCGCGCGCGGACGGTGTGGAAAAGGCCCGCGCCGCGCTGATTCCGATCAAGGGTGATGCGCGCGTGCCGATGATGGAAGTCCACGCGCTCTTCGCCGGCAAAACCAAACCGGAGGATGTTTTGAAAGCCGCCGGAGCGGGTGGGCCACCGACGTTGCGACTCAACCACCAGTTATTCTACGCGCACTTGTATCTCGGTTTGTATTTTGAAGCACTTGGCGACGACAAGCAGGCCCGCGAACACATCGCCAAAGCGGCCGGAGAATTCCAGACGGGGGACTACATGGGCGACGTGGCGCGCGTGCATCTGCAATTGCGCTGGCCGAAGGACAAATCTGCTGCGAACGGGAGCAAGTCGCCTTTATGTGAAGTTACGCTGAAGGCGTGGCTACAAAATGGATTTCGGTTTTCAGCCTGCCAACCCACCCCCAACCCCTCCCAGGAGGGGAGCAACTTTGTGGCGCGTCTGAAACCATTTCCCCTCCTGGGAGGGGTCAGGGGTGGGTTTCGGCAAGTGGAAATCCATTTGTGCAACCATGCTAATCACGTGATGTTGCCGTCGCAAAATATTCGCGCTGTGTTTGAAGATTGAGCGCCGCGAGAAAGCCGCTGGCCTTGGCGATGGTTTCGTCGTACTCGGCGGCTGCGTCTGAGTCAGCCACAATGCCGGCGCCGACGTTGAAAAAGATCTGTTGTTCCCGCCGGACGGCTGAGCGGATAATGATGCTCAACTGACTTTCGCGATTGAATCCGAGATAGCCGAGCGCGCCGGTGTACGGACCACGCGTGACCGGTTCGAGTTCGTCGATGATCTCCATTGCGCGGAATTTCGGCGCGCCGGTGATGCTGCCGCCGGGAAAACAGGCGGCGAACGCGGCGAAGTGCGTCACGTCGGAGCGCAACCGGCCTTCGACGGTGGAGACGAGATGTTGCACTTGCGGATAGCGCTCCAATCGGACGAGTTCGGGGACTTGCACGCTGCCGAATTCACAGACTTTACCCAGATCATTTCGCAACAGATCGGTGATCATCACCAGCTCGGCCATTTCCTTGGGGCTGGTCTGGAGTTCGTAGGTGAGTTGTGCATCGCGGGTCGGATCGGCGGAACGCGGGCGCGTGCCCTTGATGGGGCGCGTTTGAATGTGCGGCCCGCTCAATCGCAGAAAAAGTTCGGGCGAGGACGAGGCAATTTGAAATTCGCCGCAATCCAGATACGCGGCGAACGGCGCCGGTGAGACGGCGGAAAGTCGGAGAAAGAATTCCCAACCGGATAAATCACAATCAGCGGCGAGACGTTGAGAAAGGTTCACCTGATAAATGTCGCCGGCGCGGATGTACCGTTGCGCGCGTTCGACGGCAGTGATGAATTCGGCGCGCGTGAGATTGGAGGTGATGGGTGATGGGTGATGGGTGATGCGTGATGCGTGATGCGCGGACAGATTTGCTTTTGATTCCAGTCGGCTTTGCCACTGCGCAAGTTGCTCTTGAGCGCGTCGTTCACTGCGCGAACCGTCCACAGCAAGACCGGTGGAAACGATCCACGTCTTGCCGAGTCGATGATCAAAAACCACGAGGCTGTCGTAGAAACCGACGTGGCAGTCGGGCAACTCAAGATCGTTGATGGCGTGGCGAGGGAGCTTCGGTTCCACAAAATTCTTCAGGTCGTAGCCCCAGTAGCCGAAGCAGCCGCCCAAAGGAAATGGCAGATCGACTTCATCGAGCAGTTCGTAGCGGGCCATCAAACCGTCCAGGATGCACCAGGGATTGCCGAATTGAATGTCGCGAGTTTCGCCGGACACCAGTTCACAACGCGAGCCAAGCGAACGAAAC
The Verrucomicrobiota bacterium DNA segment above includes these coding regions:
- a CDS encoding HlyC/CorC family transporter, which encodes MELTPWMAVAGLVVLAGASFFFALAETALFSLGKWQARQLAERESLAGGRVLRLLAEPQDLLATMVLGNTFANAALLAIALWMALNGHWPLSVTLAAVLLLILLGCEVLPKTLAVRQAEYWSLRVARPLLFLQVLSRPLRQIAQRLNMAMLQAVVPESIKPHGALSDAEYQELLELAYQQGTLAQSEKEIILQIISLDQRTVKEVMKPRSQMACLSDELSIEEMITAARRFKHRRLPLYDETPDTIVGVLNTRALLLDPQIDLADAIEFPSFVPETMNLLQLLKSLQRQQRGLAIVLDEFGGTAGLVTMEDILEKMVGQIRGEGEAEGFVMEKLQPGRWRVNGTMRLDDFRREYPELGEVSEVETLGGVLMDQLGVVPAAGEAITFRGLRLTARVVDERRVRELLVEVVK
- a CDS encoding DUF21 domain-containing protein, which gives rise to MENRFLIVSTIVACLASSFFFSGMEAGVFALSRVRIRQQMRAGKRSARLLHGCLENPENFLWTILVGNTLANFIALGLIVAELHQRLSLRPAWFVFVFLVVVFFLYAFGDLLPKMLFRLFPNRLCLLLARPFRFIHVGLSPLVALLERSSRWLLRWTGGKVFTGHLFGNRDELRLVMQESAQGLTSEERAMINRVLDLQNLSVRQIAIPLSQAAVVTPQTPMSEVLALCRERQLTRLPVWEQKDGQRRMVGLVSLKELLYQSDFNTTRPVADFVKPALYLDEDLRLEVALRRMQRSGQRLAIVLGRNKRELGIVSVQDILKVIFGEVTL
- a CDS encoding HlyC/CorC family transporter, whose amino-acid sequence is MDSNALLLIALKILAVAVLVLLNGFFVAAEFALVKIRDTQLTPLVNRGHLRAKVARLILQKLDAFLSAAQLGITLASLGLGWVGEPVFTALLAPVLGWLNVAPDWQHWISFVVGFSTLTFLHIVAGEQAPKWLAIQKPLPTTVWIAYPMLWFYKASYPFVVALNRSAQGLLRQVGLEPGVETEALHSEEELRLLLSASQMRAGGSALGREIVLNALDLRRRIAREVMRPRNEIVSLDTDASIAECLDVAEKTRYSRFPLCEGGDLDKTLGVIHIKDLYAMRLKARQAAELTAVARKLIYVPETARLEKLLQLFLERKLHFAIVVDEYGGTVGMVTLENILEELVGQIQDEFDQEKPLLVKTGDLTWEVDGALPLHELGELVGEALREEGINTTSGWVTQRLGGFPKAGDVFSVGAHELRVEQMDGMRVARLKLTRRT
- the pabC gene encoding aminodeoxychorismate lyase → MLVFLNGNFVPEAQAVVSVFDRSFLYGDGLFETIRVCNGKPFRWAQHLERLQRGAEFLKLRPPLSPDALRDFAAQLIERNQMPESLLRLTLSRGVGPRGYSPKGADRPTVVMSLHSAPDIDPKNPPQWRLITSSVRLPANEPLAQFKTCNKLPQILARAEADVAGADEALLLNTNGEVIEAASSNLFWIENDTVCTPPLVSGILPGVTRAVVLEICRKLKIETQETTIFPKGLQQVQSVFLSLSSWGIVQATTLDNHRLSRSPLVEKFREEYHRLVRAETE
- a CDS encoding DUF1501 domain-containing protein: MKNDFDPREIVKMTRRAFLATSASGIGTLAFASLLAREGLLAAESQKNGAPTTPLSVKAPHFAPKAKNCIFFYMEGAPSQMDLFDPKPKLNELSGQKLPDSMLEKVRFAFIQKEGARLMGSPRKFQKYGQCGMDISDLLPHLATCVDDVAWIRSMHTDQFNHHPGQLMMQCGSPVFGRPTMGAWMTYGLGSESQNLPGYVVLTAGRGTSGGASLWSSGFLPSTHAGVLFRNQGDPVLNLSNPPGITPEMQHYGLDTVNDLNRLRHKQVGDPEIASRIAAYELAFRMQTAAPELMDLTGESAATIDAYGINREEPKIKADRGGGPGQFKAFATNCLLARRLVERGVRFVNIFHASWDHHSNLNAELTHNCQMADQPIAALLKDLKQRGLLDSTLVVWGSEFGRTPLGENRAGREANTGRDHHPFAFTIWMAGGGVKGGQIIGETDDIGWNVVKDPIHINDLHATILHLFGIEHTKLTYRFSGRDFRLTDVAGEVVTKLLA
- a CDS encoding DUF1553 domain-containing protein, coding for MAASRYILPDALRGVTLLVCVWSGLAGGLAATQTSDREAVHKKEMDHWSFRPPQRPAIPQVKNSKWVRNPIDAFVLARLEKERLKPSPEADRITLIRRLSFDLLGLPPTPQEVAAFVNDKRTDAYERLVGRLLASPHFGERWGRHWLDLARYADSDGYEKDSPRPYAWLYRNWVIDAVNRDLPFDQFTLEQLAGDLFPDATEEQKKATGFHRNTLTNKEGGVDQEEFRNKAVVDRVNTTGSTWLGLTVGCAECHSHKYDPISQREYYQLFAFFNNADEKDLPAPQPEELTKYGADKKVWDEEHAKLVKPLNTYVKNELPAKQAEWENAGKLTAVRWTRLEPKLAVSANGATLKTQTNKSILTAFKNPATDTYTVEVKTDLKDITGFRLETLDDKDPATGPGRAKDGNFILSEFSVKVSEPGNESAAQPIPLQNPSADFSQKNWSVAAAIDGDPQTGWAIIPQTNQPHVAVFETKETLNLTPGAKLSFTLDQQYGSEHTIGDFRLSATSSPRPLKASLISDEIIAIWETPADQRTEKQKAELTRYFREEVDPEARELNKPVLEHTRKEPKFPDTKAQTLAENDKPRKTAIHLRGDFLRPGDQVQPATLAILPPLKPRGEKPDRLDLARWIMDPANPLTARVTVNRIWNHLFGRGLVATLNDFGTRGEKPSHPELLDWLAVTFMSPLNSQPSTLNPQPGCGWSQKEMIKLIVTSATYRQSSNHRPDLLDRDPNNILLARQSRLRLEAENVRDVYLAASGLLNPAIGGPSIRPPLPADIAALGYANSIRWKESDGAEKYRRGMYIFFQRTVPYPMLMTFDAPDSNVTCTRRERSNTPLQALTLLNDPVFFECAQALGKRVAEGSVGTDGRIKRAFELCLSRAPTKAEMNRLMKLYDDQLRLVQSRPESAAKILGANGDASQGDAEKATLVALGRVIMNLDEFVTRN
- a CDS encoding tetratricopeptide repeat protein — translated: MIERVLFGVIAAVLSLAVSSLPAAEKSPSDQLLEKAKTAYTNNKRQEAMALATQAIEVEPKNPRSYFVRARFHEESHEPAKAIADYDEAIKLDPRLADAYQHRGGEHFKLAHIKESLADFDKFIELVPSQAPYHWQRGIALYYAGRFEEGRKQFESHQTVNPNDVENAVWHFLCVARADGVEKARAALIPIKGDARVPMMEVHALFAGKTKPEDVLKAAGAGGPPTLRLNHQLFYAHLYLGLYFEALGDDKQAREHIAKAAGEFQTGDYMGDVARVHLQLRWPKDKSAANGSKSPLCEVTLKAWLQNGFRFSACQPTPNPSQEGSNFVARLKPFPLLGGVRGGFRQVEIHLCNHANHVMLPSQNIRAVFED
- the pabB gene encoding aminodeoxychorismate synthase component I codes for the protein MRPLIQEISTAHTPELLVEQLQGEPGVVLLRSTLFDSPQTRYSFVAARPFLTFRSLGSRCELVSGETRDIQFGNPWCILDGLMARYELLDEVDLPFPLGGCFGYWGYDLKNFVEPKLPRHAINDLELPDCHVGFYDSLVVFDHRLGKTWIVSTGLAVDGSRSERRAQEQLAQWQSRLESKANLSAHHASRITHHPSPITSNLTRAEFITAVERAQRYIRAGDIYQVNLSQRLAADCDLSGWEFFLRLSAVSPAPFAAYLDCGEFQIASSSPELFLRLSGPHIQTRPIKGTRPRSADPTRDAQLTYELQTSPKEMAELVMITDLLRNDLGKVCEFGSVQVPELVRLERYPQVQHLVSTVEGRLRSDVTHFAAFAACFPGGSITGAPKFRAMEIIDELEPVTRGPYTGALGYLGFNRESQLSIIIRSAVRREQQIFFNVGAGIVADSDAAAEYDETIAKASGFLAALNLQTQREYFATATSRD